The Candidatus Methylacidiphilales bacterium genome contains the following window.
CTGGGCATCGAAGTCCAGGCGGCAGCCCAAGGCATGGTGCTCGAGCTATAAACCCGATTTGCGGGCAAAATCGTCATCGATCGCGAGAGTTTTGAGCGGAAATGAACACGAGTTATGGCTTACCGCAACGCGGTTGCGTCTTTCAGCCCAGGGTTGGCGCGAGTCAGCGAGAGCCTACCCTGGGTATCTGTCAAAAATGTTCCCAGCGTCTTAATCCCCCTGATTGGGGCAGAGATATTTGAAGGCATAGGCCGCCGCCGCGCCGCCGAGAAAATTGGCCACAAGATAAATCCAGATGCTGCTCGAAGCGCTCAAGCCCATGACCGTGATGCCCAGCGCAACCGCAGGATTAAAGGCGCCGCCGGAAACACCGCCGACGGCAAAGGCCATCACCATGACAGTCGAGCCAATGGCAAGCCCATAAAACGAATTACCGGCCGTGGCTTTTGCCGTGGCGACGTTCAACACGACAAAGGCCAAAGCGAAGGTGCCGAGAAATTCGGCGAGCAACGACGGTCCGATTTCAGGATGACTGGCTTCAACCGAGGGGTTGCCTTTGATGAACTGCACAACCAGGGCGGCCGCCACAGCACCCAGCAACTGGGATGCCATATAACCCGGCACCTCGGAAGCGTTAAGCTTGCCCCGCAAATAAACCGCGAGGCTCACCGCCGGATTGTAGTGTCCGCCGGAAATGTGACCACCCGCATAAACCATGATCATCAGGGCGGCGCCAATGGCCAGGGGGGCCATTGAGGTTGCGCCGGGGTTCATGACAGTATTACCCACGGTAAAAACCAGGAAAAACGTTCCAAGAGCTTCGGTTAAATATTTTTTCATAAGTACTGGGTGTTCTTAAAAATTTAGTCGGGCCTGGGATAAGCAGTCAAGATAGGAAAAGCCGCGCAACTAATGCACTGCCTGCTCAAACCCATGCCCAGGGATAACAAAATAATTCACAAGTCCTTGTGTCTGAAGCAGCCAGAGGGCTGTCCTTGTACGCCGAATTGTTACACAACTCCCGCGTTTTAACCTTGCGATTTTCGGCAAAGTCCTCATCCTTCTGAACTTAGTCGATTGTATCGCTTCAGATTCTGGAAAGTCGTCAGGTCCCCTCAGTGGGTGATGATTTGAAACCCGATAACCGGGAACAGTGTCAGGCCGCATTCGCAGTAAAAGAATCATGGTCCGGCTTGCTTAAATAAGATTTAACCCGCGCATAACCATGCGCGGCCGCGGTTTGGTTATCGCGGCTTATCCCGCAAAACGCACCACCAGCTAAGAATAGAAAGTCATCATCACTATGAGTACAAAATTATATGTCGGGAACCTTGCGTTCCAAGTCACAGAAACC
Protein-coding sequences here:
- a CDS encoding aquaporin, whose amino-acid sequence is MKKYLTEALGTFFLVFTVGNTVMNPGATSMAPLAIGAALMIMVYAGGHISGGHYNPAVSLAVYLRGKLNASEVPGYMASQLLGAVAAALVVQFIKGNPSVEASHPEIGPSLLAEFLGTFALAFVVLNVATAKATAGNSFYGLAIGSTVMVMAFAVGGVSGGAFNPAVALGITVMGLSASSSIWIYLVANFLGGAAAAYAFKYLCPNQGD